The Elaeis guineensis isolate ETL-2024a chromosome 13, EG11, whole genome shotgun sequence genome includes a region encoding these proteins:
- the LOC105056198 gene encoding cytochrome b561 and DOMON domain-containing protein At2g04850 yields the protein MLPSLLLLFLSIPLTTVTAASAAPRCTTSTPIKTYQKCMNLPTQGASLAWTYHPHNATLDLAFSGTFISPSGWVAWGLNPDSPAMTGTRALVAFSDPSSGGLLLLPFILDPGVKLQRSPLVSRPLDLPLLSSSAMLRSDSSVRDGAGLHIFATLRLSPNRTRINHVWNHGLYVQGYSPTIHPTSPSDLASRATIDVLSKATEMGPAVPSWFRTAHGVLNAASWGFLLPVGVTVARYLRQCTSVRPTWFYGHAAVQIVGFLLGTVGFSMGIIMGRASPGVTYTLHRGLGVAAFVTGGLQAAALLFRPKTTNRYRKYWKSYHHFVGYGCVVLGVVNVFQGFEVMGLGGSYWKLGYCLALSTLIGVCVALEANAWVVFCRRAEEEKVRREGRVEEHQVVKASIGI from the coding sequence ATGCTCccgtctctcctcctcctcttcctctccatCCCACTAACAACAGTCACTGCCGCCTCCGCCGCCCCCCGGTGCACCACCTCCACCCCAATCAAAACCTATCAAAAATGCATGAACCTCCCCACACAAGGCGCCTCCCTCGCATGGACTTACCACCCCCACAACGCCACTCTTGACCTCGCCTTCTCCGGCACCTTCATCTCCCCCTCCGGCTGGGTCGCGTGGGGCCTCAACCCCGACTCCCCCGCCATGACCGGCACCCGCGCCCTCGTTGCCTTCTCCGACCCCTCCTCCGgtggcctcctcctcctccccttcaTCCTCGACCCCGGCGTCAAGCTCCAGCGCTCCCCCCTCGTCTCCCGCCCCCTCGAcctccccctcctctcctcctccGCCATGCTCCGCAGCGACAGCTCCGTCCGAGACGGCGCCGGCCTCCACATCTTCGCCACGCTCCGGCTCTCCCCCAACCGCACCCGCATCAACCACGTGTGGAACCACGGCCTCTACGTGCAGGGATACTCCCCTACCATCCACCCGACGTCACCGTCGGACCTCGCATCGCGAGCCACCATCGATGTTCTCTCGAAGGCCACGGAGATGGGCCCGGCAGTGCCGAGCTGGTTCCGGACAGCGCATGGGGTGCTAAATGCGGCGTCATGGGGGTTTCTATTGCCGGTCGGGGTGACGGTGGCGCGGTACCTGAGGCAGTGCACGTCGGTGCGGCCGACGTGGTTCTACGGACATGCGGCGGTGCAGATCGTCGGATTCTTGTTGGGGACCGTCGGGTTCTCGATGGGGATTATAATGGGGAGGGCGTCGCCGGGGGTGACATATACGCTGCACCGCGGTCTCGGGGTGGCGGCGTTTGTCACCGGGGGGCTGCAGGCGGCGGCGCTGCTGTTCCGGCCAAAGACTACGAATAGGTACAGGAAGTACTGGAAGTCCTACCACCACTTTGTGGGGTATGGGTGTGTGGTGTTGGGGGTGGTGAATGTTTTCCAGGGGTTTGAGGTGATGGGGCTCGGTGGGTCCTACTGGAAGCTGGGATACTGCTTGGCCTTGTCGACGCTCATAGGGGTGTGCGTGGCGTTGGAGGCGAACGCGTGGGTG